The following proteins are encoded in a genomic region of Cherax quadricarinatus isolate ZL_2023a chromosome 5, ASM3850222v1, whole genome shotgun sequence:
- the LOC138855410 gene encoding collagen alpha-1(IV) chain-like, whose protein sequence is MMKVVLRGSLLLPLLLLLMALLIQAQVSESDCLEAGGLCLPQQQCNVSSQHDCRKEDEVCCLTTRQDDDNVKIFKTKRMRKIKNGIHKRGNRRSKIIRKVSNGQKKQKEKPKKKRYKGKLTKQSCSPSGGLCLSRRRNCERVKGKCRRGKKCCKESDPSSTGDSSNLGSSKPPGPPDAYGPRPDDDIGPPGPPGMKGSPGVPGVPGKNGSAGPPGMKGPQGNQGPPGNEGDSGPPGVDGGPGPPGLDGPPGPKGDTGPSGPKGDTGPPGAEGPLGPDGPLGPDGPPGPGGPTGDTGPTGPKGDTGPTGDTGPTGDTGPTGDTGPTGYTGLTGDTGPKGDTGPTGDTGPKGDTGDTGIKGDTGDNGPKGDTGDTGPKGDSGPTGDTGPRGNNGDAGPKGDTGPTGDTGPKGNTGDTGPKGDTGHTGDAGPKGDTGDTGPKGDTGDTGPKGDTGLTGDAGPKGDTGPTGDAGPRGDTGPTGDTGPKGDIGDTGSKGDTGDTGPKGDTGLTGDAGPRGDTGPTGDTGPKGDTGDTGPKGDTGDTGHKGDTGHTGPKGDIGPTGDNGPKGDTGDTGPKGDTGPTGDAGPRGDTGDTGPKGDTGDTGPKGDTGDTGPKGDTGDTGPKGDTGDTGLKGDTGDNGPKGDTGDMGPKGDTGPTGDAGPRGYTGDTGPKGDTGDTGPKGGTGDIGPKGDAGDTGPKGDTGHTGDAGPRGDTGSAGDTGPKGDTGDAGPKGDIGPTGDAGPKGDTGPTGDAGQRGDTGPTGDTGPKGDIGDTGPKGDTGDTGPKGDTGDTGLKGDTGDTGPKGDTGPTGDAGTKGDTGDTGPKGDTGPTGDAGPKGDIGPTGDTGPKGGIGDAGPKGDIGPTGDTGPKGNTGDTGSKGDIGPTGDTGPKGDTGDIGPKGNNGDAGPQGDTGDTGPKGDTGDTGPKGDTGDTGPKGDTGDTGPTGDTGDTGPKGDTGDTGPKGDTGPTGDTGPKGDTGDTGPKGDIGHTGRKGDTGDTGPRGDTGDTGPKGDTGDTGPKGDSGDTGPKGDTGLSGVTGPKGDTGDTGPKGDTGDTGPKGDTGLTGDTGPKGDTGDSGPKGDTGDTGPKGDTGLTGDTGPKGDAGDSGPKGDIGPTGDTGPKGDTGDTGPKGDTGDPGAKGDTGDTGPKGDTGDAGPKGDNGDAGPKGDTGDTGPKGDTGDTGPKGDTGVTGHKGDVGPTGDAGPKGDTGDAGTKGDTGDTGPKGDTGDIGPKGDTGDTGPKGDAGDAGPKGDTGDTGPKGDIGDAGPKGDTGPTGDAGPKGDTGDTGPKGDTGDTGPKGDTGPTGDAGAKGDIGPTGNAGPKGDTGNTGSKGDTGDTGPKGDTGSTGDAGPKGDTGDTGPKGDTGNSGPKGDIGDTGPKGDTGDTGPRGDAGDTGPKGDTGPTGDTGPKGDIGPTGDTGPKGDIGPTGDTGPIGDIGPTGDAGPKGDIGPTGDAGPKGDTGDTGPKGDIGPTGDTGPKGDIGYTGDAGPKGDNGDTGPKGDTGPTGDAGPKGDIGPTGDAGPKGDTGDTGPKGDTGPTGDAGPKGDSGNTGPKGDIGPTGDTGPKGDIGSTGDAGPKGDTGDTGPKGDTGDTGPKGDIGPTGDTGPKGDIGPTGDAGPKGDIGPTGDTGPKGDIGPTGDAGPKGDIGPTGDTGPKGDVGPTGDTGPKGDTGDTGPKGDIGATGDTGPKGDIGPTGDAGPKGDTGHKGDNGPIGDTGPKGDIGPTGDAGPKGDTGDTGPKGDIGPTGDTGPKGDIGPTGDAGPKGETGDTGPKGNIGPTGDNGPKGDIGITGDTGPKGDIGPTGDAGRKGDTGDTGPKGDIGPTGAAGPKGDIGPTGDTGPKGDTGDTGPKGDIGPTGDAGPKGDIGPTGDTGPKGDIGPTGDTGPKGDIGPIGAGGPKGDTGDTGPKGDIGPTGDAGLKGDIGPSGDAGPKGDTGDTGPKGDIGPTGEAGPKGDIGPTGDTGPEGDVGPTGDTGPKGDIGPTGDAGPKGDTGDTGPKGDIGPTGDAGPKGDTGDTGPKGDIGPTGDAGPKGDIGPTGDAGPKGETGDTGPKGDIGPTGDAGPKGDTGDTGPQGDIGPTGNAGPKGDVGPTGDAGPKGDTGETGPKGDIGPTGDSGPKGDIGPTGDTGPKGDVGPTGDAGPKGDIGPTGDTGPKGDIGPTGDAGPKGDIGPIGDAGPKGDNGDTGPKGDIGLTGDVGPKGDTGESGPKGDIGPTGDAGPKGDTGDTGPKGDIGPTGDAGPKGDIGPTGDAGPKGDTGDIGPKGDTGPTGDAGPKGDIGPTGDTGSKGDIGPTGDTGPKGDIGPTGDAGPKGDTGDTGLKGDIGPTGDAGPKGDTGDTGPKGDIGPTGDTGPKGGTGDSGPKGDVGPTGDAGPKGDIGPTGDAGPKGDTGDTGPKGDFGPTGDAGPKGDIGPTGDAGPKGDIGSTGDTGPKGDVGPTGDAGPKGDTGDTGPKGDIGPTGDAGPKGDTGDTGPKGDIGPTGDAGPKGDIGPTGDTGPKGVIGPTGDAGPKGDTGATGDAGPKGDIGPTGDAGPKGDIGPSGDAGPKGDVGPTGDAGPKGDIGPTGPTGRNGSSGHDGSPGSPGPPGPPGPPGPPVPSPPGPPGPPGPPGPSAPEPPGPPGPPGPPGPPGPPGPPEPPVPSPPGPPGPPGPPGPPGP, encoded by the exons GTGTCTGAGAGTGACTGCCTGGAGGCTGGTGGACTCTGTCTCCCTCAACAACAATGTAACGTCAGTTCTCAACATGACTGTAGGAAAGAGGACGAAGTCTGCTGCCTCACTACAAGACAAG ACGACGACAACGTAAAGATATTTAAAACCAAAAGAATGAGAAAAATTAAGAATGGAATTCACAAACGGGGGAATAGACGCAGTAAGATAATTCGCAAGGTTTCGAACGGGCAGAAGAAACAAAAAGAGAAACCGAAGAAAAAACGTTACAAAGGCAAACTTACGAAGCAGAGTTGCAGTCCGAGTGGTGGATTGTGCTTGTCCAGAAGAAGAAATTGCGAGAGAGTTAAAGGCAAATGCCGAAGAGGAAAAAAATGCT GTAAAGAAAGTGATCCTTCAAGCACTGGCGATAGTTCTAACTTAGGATCGTCAAAGCCTCCAGGACCTCCAGATGCTTATGGTCCTAGACCAGATGATGATATTGGTCCTCCAGGTCCACCTGGAATGAAGGGCTCTCCAGGTGTTCCTGGCGTTCCTGGGAAAAATGGAAGTGCTGGACCGCCTGGAATGAAGGGACCTCAGGGTAATCAAGGTCCTCCAGGAAATGAGGGTGATTCTGGCCCTCCTGGGGTTGATGGTGGTCCTGGCCCTCCAGGGCTTGATGGTCCTCCTGGACCTAAAGGTGATACTGGTCCTTCTGGACCTAAGGGTGATACTGGTCCTCCTGGAGCCGAGGGTCCACTTGGACCTGACGGTCCTCTTGGACCTGACGGTCCACCTGGACCTGGCGGTCCTACTGGAGATACTGGTCCTACTGGACCTAAAGGAGATACTGGTCCTACTGGAGATACTGGACCTACCGGAGATACTGGTCCTACTGGAGATACTGGACCTACAGGATATACTGGTCTTACTGGAGACACTGGACCTAAAGGAGATACTGGTCCTACTGGAGATACTGGACCTAAAGGAGATACTGGAGATACTGGAATTAAAGGAGATACTGGAGATAACGGACCTAAAGGAGATACTGGAGATACTGGACCTAAAGGAGATAGTGGTCCTACTGGAGATACTGGACCTAGAGGAAATAATGGAGATGCTGGACCTAAAGGAGATACTGGTCCTACTGGAGATACTGGACCTAAAGGAAATACTGGAGATACTGGACCTAAAGGAGATACTGGTCATACTGGAGATGCTGGACCTAAAGGAGATACTGGAGATACTGGACCTAAAGGAGACACTGGAGATACTGGACCTAAAGGAGATACTGGTCTTACTGGAGATGCTGGACCTAAAGGAGATACTGGACCTACTGGAGATGCTGGACCTAGAGGAGATACTGGTCCTACTGGAGATACTGGACCTAAAGGAGATATTGGAGATACTGGATCTAAAGGAGATACTGGAGATACTGGACCTAAAGGAGATACTGGTCTTACTGGAGATGCTGGACCTAGAGGAGATACTGGACCTACCGGAGACACTGGACCTAAAGGAGATACTGGAGATACTGGACCTAAAGGAGATACTGGAGATACCGGACATAAAGGAGATACTGGACATACTGGACCTAAAGGAGATATTGGTCCTACTGGAGATAATGGACCTAAAGGAGATACTGGAGATACTGGACCAAAAGGAGATACTGGTCCTACTGGAGATGCTGGACCTAGAGGAGATACTGGAGATACTGGACCTAAAGGAGATACTGGAGATACTGGACCTAAAGGAGATACTGGAGATACAGGACCTAAAGGAGATACTGGAGATACTGGACCTAAAGGAGATACTGGAGATACTGGACTTAAAGGAGATACTGGAGACAATGGACCTAAAGGAGATACTGGAGATATGGGACCTAAAGGAGATACTGGTCCTACTGGAGATGCTGGACCTAGAGGATATACTGGAGATACTGGACCTAAAGGAGATACTGGAGATACTGGACCTAAAGGAGGTACTGGAGATATTGGGCCTAAAGGAGATGCTGGAGATACTGGACCTAAAGGAGATACTGGTCATACTGGAGATGCTGGACCTAGAGGAGATACTGGTTCTGCTGGAGATACTGGACCTAAAGGAGATACTGGAGATGCTGGACCTAAAGGAGACATTGGTCCTACTGGAGATGCTGGACCTAAAGGAGATACTGGTCCTACTGGAGATGCTGGACAAAGAGGAGATACTGGTCCTACTGGAGATACTGGACCTAAAGGAGATATTGGAGATACTGGACCTAAAGGAGATACTGGAGATACTGGACCTAAAGGAGATACTGGAGATACTGGTCTTAAAGGAGATACTGGAGATACTGGACCTAAAGGAGATACTGGTCCTACTGGAGATGCTGGAACTAAAGGAGATACTGGAGATACTGGACCTAAAGGAGATACTGGTCCTACCGGAGATGCTGGACCTAAAGGAGATATTGGTCCTACTGGAGATACTGGACCCAAAGGAGGTATTGGAGATGCTGGACCTAAAGGAGATATTGGTCCTACTGGAGATACTGGACCTAAAGGAAATACTGGAGATACTGGATCTAAAGGAGATATTGGTCCGACTGGAGATACTGGACCCAAAGGAGATACTGGAGATATTGGACCTAAAGGAAATAATGGAGACGCTGGGCCTCAAGGAGATACTGGAGATACTGGACCTAAAGGAGATACAGGAGATACTGGACCTAAAGGAGATACTGGAGATACCGGACCTAAAGGAGATACTGGAGATACTGGACCTACAGGAGATACTGGAGATACTGGACCTAAAGGAGATACTGGAGATACTGGACCTAAAGGAGATACAGGTCCTACTGGAGATACTGGACCTAAAGGCGATACTGGAGATACTGGACCTAAAGGAGATATTGGACATACTGGACGTAAAGGAGATACTGGAGATACTGGACCTAGAGGAGATACTGGAGATACTGGACCTAAAGGAGATACTGGAGATACTGGACCTAAAGGAGATTCTGGAGATACTGGACCTAAAGGAGATACTGGTCTTTCTGGAGTTACTGGACCTAAAGGAGATACTGGAGATACTGGACCTAAAGGAGATACTGGGGATACTGGACCTAAAGGAGATACTGGTCTTACTGGAGATACTGGACCTAAAGGAGATACTGGAGATAGTGGACCTAAAGGAGATACTGGAGATACTGGACCTAAAGGAGATACTGGTCTTACTGGAGATACTGGACCTAAAGGAGATGCTGGAGATAGTGGACCTAAAGGGGATATTGGTCCCACTGGAGATACTGGACCTAAAGGAGATACTGGAGATACTGGACCTAAAGGAGATACTGGAGATCCTGGAGCTAAAGGAGATACTGGAGATACTGGACCAAAAGGAGATACCGGAGATGCTGGACCTAAAGGAGATAATGGAGATGCTGGACCTAAAGGAGATACTGGAGATACTGGACCTAAAGGAGATACTGGAGATACTGGGCCTAAAGGAGATACTGGAGTTACTGGACATAAAGGAGATGTTGGTCCTACTGGAGATGCTGGACCTAAAGGAGATACTGGAGATGCTGGAACTAAAGGAGATACTGGAGATACTGGCCCTAAAGGAGATACTGGTGATATTGGACCTAAAGGAGATACTGGAGATACAGGACCTAAAGGAGATGCTGGGGATGCTGGACCTAAAGGAGATACTGGAGATACTGGACCTAAAGGAGATATTGGAGATGCTGGACCTAAAGGAGATACTGGTCCTACTGGAGATGCTGGACCTAAAGGAGATACTGGAGATACTGGACCTAAAGGAGATACTGGAGATACTGGACCTAAAGGAGATACTGGACCTACTGGAGATGCTGGAGCTAAAGGAGATATTGGTCCTACTGGAAATGCTGGACCTAAAGGAGATACTGGAAATACTGGATCTAAAGGAGATACTGGAGATACTGGACCTAAAGGAGATACTGGTTCTACTGGAGATGCTGGTCCTAAAGGAGATACTGGAGATACTGGACCTAAAGGAGATACTGGAAATTCTGGACCTAAAGGAGATATTGGAGATACTGGACCAAAAGGAGATACTGGAGATACTGGACCTAGAGGAGATGCTGGAGATACAGGCCCTAAAGGAGATACTGGTCCTACTGGAGATACTGGACCTAAAGGAGATATTGGTCCTACTGGAGATACTGGACCTAAAGGAGATATTGGTCCTACTGGAGATACTGGGCCTATAGGAGATATTGGTCCTACTGGAGATGCTGGGCCTAAAGGAGATATTGGTCCTACTGGAGATGCTGGACCTAAAGGAGACACTGGAGATACTGGACCTAAAGGAGATATTGGTCCCACTGGAGATACTGGACCTAAAGGAGACATTGGTTATACTGGAGATGCTGGACCTAAAGGAGATAATGGAGATACTGGGCCTAAAGGAGATACTGGTCCTACTGGAGATGCTGGACCTAAAGGAGATATTGGGCCTACTGGAGATGCTGGACCTAAAGGAGATACTGGAGATACTGGACCTAAAGGAGATACTGGACCTACTGGCGATGCTGGACCTAAAGGAGATTCTGGAAATACTGGACCTAAAGGAGATATTGGTCCTACTGGAGATACTGGACCTAAAGGGGATATTGGTTCTACTGGAGATGCTGGACCTAAAGGAGATACTGGAGATACTGGACCTAAAGGAGATACTGGAGATACTGGACCTAAAGGAGATATTGGTCCTACCGGCGATACTGGACCTAAAGGAGATATTGGTCCTACTGGAGATGCTGGACCTAAAGGAGATATTGGTCCTACTGGAGACACTGGACCTAAAGGAGATATTGGTCCTACTGGAGATGCTGGACCTAAAGGAGATATTGGTCCTACTGGAGATACTGGACCTAAAGGAGATGTTGGTCCTACTGGAGATACTGGACCTAAAGGAGATACTGGAGATACTGGACCTAAAGGAGATATTGGTGCTACTGGAGATACTGGACCTAAAGGAGATATTGGTCCCACTGGAGATGCTGGACCTAAAGGAGATACTGGACATAAAGGAGATAATGGTCCTATTGGAGATACTGGGCCTAAAGGAGATATTGGTCCTACTGGAGATGCTGGACCTAAAGgagacactggagacactggaCCTAAAGGAGATATTGGTCCTACTGGAGATACCGGACCTAAAGGAGATATTGGTCCTACTGGAGATGCTGGACCTAAAGGAGAAACTGGAGATACTGGACCTAAAGGAAATATTGGTCCTACTGGAGATAATGGACCTAAAGGAGATATTGGTATTACTGGAGATACTGGACCTAAAGGAGATATTGGTCCTACTGGAGATGCTGGACGTAAAGGAGATACTGGAGATACTGGACCTAAAGGAGATATTGGTCCTACTGGAGCTGCTGGACCTAAAGGAGATATTGGTCCTACTGGAGATACTGGACCTAAAGGCGATACTGGAGATACTGGACCTAAAGGAGATATTGGTCCTACTGGAGATGCTGGACCTAAAGGAGATATTGGTCCTACTGGAGATACTGGACCTAAAGGAGATATTGGTCCTACTGGAGATACTGGACCTAAAGGAGATATTGGTCCTATTGGAGCTGGTGGACCTAAAGGTGATACTGGGGATACTGGACCTAAAGGAGATATTGGCCCTACTGGAGATGCTGGACTTAAAGGAGATATTGGTCCTTCTGGAGATGCTGGACCTAAAGGAGATACTGGAGATACTGGACCTAAAGGAGATATTGGCCCTACTGGAGAGGCTGGACCTAAAGGAGATATTGGTCCTACTGGAGATACTGGACCTGAAGGAGATGTTGGTCCTACTGGAGATACTGGACCTAAAGGAGATATTGGTCCTACTGGAGATGCTGGACCTAAAGGAGATACTGGAGATACTGGACCTAAAGGAGATATTGGTCCTACTGGAGATGCTGGACCTAAAGGAGATACTGGAGATACTGGACCTAAAGGAGATATTGGTCCTACTGGAGATGCTGGACCTAAAGGAGATATTGGTCCTACTGGAGATGCTGGACCAAAAGGAGAAACTGGAGATACTGGACCTAAAGGAGATATTGGTCCTACTGGAGATGCTGGACCTAAAGGAGATACTGGAGATACTGGACCTCAAGGAGATATTGGTCCTACTGGAAATGCTGGACCTAAAGGAGATGTTGGTCCTACTGGAGATGCTGGACCTAAAGGAGATACTGGAGAAACTGGACCTAAAGGAGATATTGGTCCTACTGGAGATTCTGGACCTAAAGGAGATATTGGTCCTACTGGAGATACTGGACCTAAAGGAGATGTTGGTCCTACTGGAGATGCTGGACCTAAAGGAGATATTGGTCCTACTGGAGATACTGGACCTAAAGGAGATATTGGTCCTACTGGAGATGCTGGACCTAAAGGAGATATTGGTCCTATTGGAGATGCTGGACCTAAAGGAGATAATGGAGATACTGGACCTAAAGGAGATATTGGTCTTACTGGAGATGTTGGACCTAAAGGAGATACTGGAGAAAGTGGACCTAAAGGAGATATTGGTCCTACTGGAGATGCTGGACCTAAAGGAGATACTGGAGATACTGGACCTAAAGGAGATATTGGTCCTACCGGAGATGCTGGACCTAAAGGAGATATTGGTCCTACTGGAGATGCTGGACCTAAAGGAGACACTGGAGATATTGGACCTAAAGGAGATACTGGTCCTACTGGAGATGCTGGACCTAAAGGAGATATTGGTCCTACTGGAGATACTGGATCTAAAGGAGATATTGGTCCTACTGGAGATACTGGACCTAAAGGAGATATTGGTCCTACTGGAGATGCTGGACCTAAAGGAGATACTGGAGATACTGGACTTAAAGGAGATATTGGTCCTACTGGAGATGCTGGACCTAAAGGAGATACTGGAGATACTGGACCTAAAGGAGATATTGGTCCTACTGGAGATACTGGACCTAAAGGAGGTACTGGAGATTCTGGACCTAAAGGAGATGTTGGTCCTACTGGAGATGCTGGACCTAAAGGAGATATTGGTCCTACTGGAGATGCTGGACCAAAAGGAGATACTGGAGATACTGGACCTAAAGGAGATTTTGGTCCTACCGGAGATGCTGGACCTAAAGGAGATATTGGTCCTACTGGAGATGCTGGACCTAAAGGAGATATTGGCTCTACTGGAGATACTGGACCTAAAGGAGATGTTGGTCCTACTGGAGATGCTGGACCTAAAGGAGATACTGGAGATACTGGACCTAAAGGAGATATTGGTCCTACTGGAGATGCTGGACCTAAAGGAGATACTGGAGATACTGGACCTAAAGGAGATATTGGTCCTACTGGAGATGCTGGACCTAAAGGAGATATTGGTCCTACCGGAGATACTGGACCTAAAGGAGTTATTGGTCCTACTGGAGATGCTGGACCTAAAGGAGATACTGGTGCTACCGGAGATGCTGGACCTAAAGGAGATATTGGTCCTACTGGAGATGCTGGTCCTAAAGGAGATATTGGTCCTAGTGGAGATGCTGGACCTAAAGGAGATGTTGGTCCTACTGGAGATGCTGGACCTAAAGGAGATATTGGTCCTACTGGACCTACTGGACGAAATGGATCATCAGGACATGATGGATCACCTGGTTCACCtggaccacctggaccacctggacCGCCAGGACCTCCAGTTCCAAGTCCACCTGGACCACCTGGCCCACCTGGACCACCAGGACCATCAGCTCCAGAGccacctggaccacctggaccacctggaccacccggaccacctggaccacctggacCGCCAGAACCTCCAGTTCCAAGTccacctggaccacctggaccacctggaccacctggaccaccagGACCATAA